One stretch of Prunus persica cultivar Lovell chromosome G1, Prunus_persica_NCBIv2, whole genome shotgun sequence DNA includes these proteins:
- the LOC18792806 gene encoding disease resistance protein RML1A isoform X3 — MDARKAHKASSSSSPSSSSKRWKYQVFLSFRGEDTRKGFTGHLHAALSDDGIRTFLDDNELKRAEFIKTQLEQAIDGSMISIIVFSKRYAESSWCLDELVKIMECRERLGQKVIPLFYNVDASDVRKQTGRFAQAFEKHEADICEGKHEKEKVQRWRNALSQAADLCGEDLKNADGDEAKFIQKILGEVNKQLYSKYQLDIGHLVGITSRVNDVVRMINIENSGSKDVVRMIGILGMGGIGKTTLAKTIYNKFERIFEGRSFLANVREPINGLVGLQEQLLNDILKSQGIKVGSVAKGIDMIRERLCCKRALVIIDDADDLQQLKALAGARDWFGPESRIVITTRNQHLLEQVGVDSTYMAQEMDEEEALELFSWHAFESGYLDQEYLDLSKRVIRYCQGLPLALQVVGSFLIKRTALEWESQLERLERSPHEAISKILRISFDRLPDHTDRSTFLDISCFFIGMDKDYVTQILDGCGFSATLGIPILIERCLVTVSEQNKLMMHDLLRDMGREIVHENARGHPEKFSRLWKHEDVIDVLRDESGTKKIEGVALDMPWSDKASFSAESCTNMKKLRLLHLSNVKLTGDYKDFPKKLISLCWHGFPLESIPDDFPNQPKLVALDLQNSKLKIVWKDCKLHQNLKILNLSYSYGLIKSPDFSKLPNLEELILRHCVRLSEVHSSIGDLGRLSLVNLEGCIDLEDVPLNFYKSKSIETLILIRCSRFKDLADGLGDMESLTILKADSSAIRQIPSSISKLKKLKALSLRYVKRSPSTNLLPPSLQSLSSLRELALADCSLTDGEFPKDLGSVISLERLDLARNYFRSLPSLSCLSQLQDLSLDECRNLCAIPDLPINLKVLRAGSCIALKKMPDFSEMSNIRELYLPDSGKLTEIPGLYKSLNSMTRIHMEKCTNLTTDFRKSILQGWTSCGYGGIFLSGNDIPDWFDCVHDDDTVYVTVPQSDGRNLKGLTLSFGFSPSSKRFSRGFRISIKNMTKGTELEARIIPDCRTKGHYLWQGQLSNDELKLQDGDKVFIEIIDEYNWMVKKTGVSLVWDKFMNENMIDYHLCAYERRPSQNLVNDDDIIHVEDDNHITKSPDFSKFPNLDKLILKGCKELIKVHSSIGNLGRLSLVNLEDCRMLKGLPLTFYKSKSIETLILNGCSRFQNLADGLGDMVSLTILKADNTAIRKIPSSIVKLKKLRILSLSGCRRLTKDAIPSLAGLSKLEVLCLNACRKLRAIPDLPTNLYVLKANGCPKLERIPEFSKMSNMRELYLCDSFRLTEVPGLDKSLDSMTRIHMERCTNLTTDFRNNILQRWTSCGFGGIYLNGIYDIPEWFKFVNHVDNIVFFEVPQRIMGRDLKGLTICFVYSSDMPKLVDSEGPKLEGTIGIIVRNLTKRTALHAKIAFASLREDHWFFRPVDHYLWQGQLSNDVLRLEGGNHVSILVTPDDVDFVRVKKTGVHLEWDKLMKENKSDRHLYDLETNGDF, encoded by the exons ATGGATGCCAGGAAAGCCCATAAAGCCTCCTCTTCATCCTCACCATCTTCCTCGTCAAAACGTTGGAAGTACCAAGTGTTCTTGAGCTTCAGAGGTGAAGACACACGCAAGGGCTTCACAGGCCACCTCCACGCCGCATTATCTGATGACGGAATCCGCACCTTTCTTGACGACAACGAGCTAAAAAGAGCGGAATTTATAAAAACCCAACTGGAGCAGGCAATCGACGGGTCCATGATCTCAATAATTGTCTTCTCCAAGAGGTATGCCGAGTCCAGTTGGTGTCTTGATGAGCTAGTGAAGATCATGGAGTGTAGAGAAAGATTGGGGCAAAAGGTTATTCCATTGTTCTATAATGTTGATGCTTCAGATGTCCGGAAACAAACAGGTAGGTTTGCGCAGGCATTTGAGAAACATGAAGCGGACATCTGTGAAGgtaaacatgagaaagaaaaggtaCAGCGGTGGAGAAATGCTCTCAGTCAAGCTGCAGATTTGTGTGGGGAAGATCTTAAAAATGCTGATGG GGATGAAGCAAAGTTTATCCAGAAAATTCTTGGGGAGGTTAATAAGCAGTTGTACAGCAAATACCAATTAGACATCGGACACCTTGTTGGAATTACTTCTCGGGTGAACGATGTTGTTCGCATGattaatattgaaaattcAGGTTCTAAGGATGTTGTTCGCATGATTGGTATTTTGGGGATGGGCGGCATTGGAAAAACAACGCTTGCCAAAACCATTTATAACAAATTTGAACGTATTTTTGAAGGTAGGAGTTTCCTTGCAAACGTGAGGGAACCCATTAATGGTCTGGTTGGTTTGCAAGAACAACTTCTAAATGATATCTTGAAAAGCCAGGGCATAAAGGTTGGCTCTGTTGCTAAAGGGATCGATATGATAAGAGAAAGACTTTGCTGTAAAAGAGCACTTGTCATAATTGACGATGCAGATGATCTACAGCAACTAAAAGCATTAGCTGGAGCTCGTGATTGGTTTGGTCCTGAAAGTAGAATTGTTATAACAACAAGAAATCAACATTTGCTAGAGCAAGTTGGAGTGGATAGCACGTATATGGCTCAAGAAATGGATGAGGAAGAAGCTCTAGAGCTCTTTAGTTGGCATGCCTTTGAAAGTGGTTATCTTGATCAAGAATATCTTGACCTCTCAAAACGTGTAATTCGTTACTGTCAAGGCTTGCCACTAGCACTTCAAGTCGTAGGGTCTTTTTTGATTAAAAGAACCGCATTAGAATGGGAAAGCCAATTGGAGAGATTGGAAAGAAGTCCTCATGAAGCAATTTCAAAAATACTGAGAATAAGCTTTGACAGGCTACCTGACCATACAGACAGAAGTACATTCCTTGATATATCTTGTTTCTTTATTGGAATGGACAAGGACTATGTCACACAAATATTAGATGGATGTGGCTTTTCTGCAACGCTAGGAATCCCTATCCTCATTGAACGGTGCCTTGTAACTGTTAGTGAGCAAAACAAGTTGATGATGCATGATTTGCTTCGGGACATGGGAAGAGAGATCGTTCATGAAAATGCCCGCGGTcaccctgaaaaatttagtaGATTGTGGAAACATGAAGACGTAATAGATGTATTGCGCGATGAATCT GgaactaaaaaaattgaaggagTTGCTCTAGATATGCCATGGTCTGACAAGGCTAGTTTCAGTGCAGAATCATGTACCAACATGAAAAAACTGAGGTTACTCCACCTCAGCAACGTAAAGCTCACTGGAGACTACAAAGATTTTCCCAAAAAGTTAATATCGTTGTGCTGGCATGGATTCCCTTTAGAGTCCATACCAGATGACTTTCCTAATCAACCAAAACTAGTTGCTTTAGACCTGCAGAATAGCAAACTCAAAATAGTTTGGAAGGATTGCAAG TTGCATCAGAATTTGAAAATCCTTAATCTCAGTTATTCCTATGGGCTAATAAAATCACCAGACTTTTCAAAACTCCCAAATCTCGAGGAATTGATATTGCGACACTGTGTGAGATTGTCTGAGGTTCACTCATCCATCGGGGATCTTGGAAGACTTTCTTTGGTAAATCTTGAAGGCTGCATCGATCTAGAGGATGTCCCactgaatttctataaatccAAGTCTATTGAAACTCTTATACTGATTCGTTGTTCAAGATTTAAAGACTTGGCTGATGGCTTAGGTGACATGGAATCATTGACAATTTTGAAAGCGGATTCTTCAGCCATAAGACAAATACCATCTTCCatatcaaaattgaagaaactgAAAGCTTTATCTTTACGTTATGTGAAAAGGTCGCCATCAACAAATCTTTTGCCTCCTTCGTTGCAAAGTTTAAGCTCTTTAAGAGAATTAGCTCTTGCAGACTGCAGTTTAACTGATGGTGAATTCCCCAAGGATCTCGGTAGCGTAATTTCCTTAGAAAGATTAGATCTTGCACGCAATTACTTTCGGAGCCTTCCAAGCCTCAGTTGTCTTTCACAGCTTCAAGATTTGTCTTTAGATGAGTGCAGAAATCTTTGTGCAATTCCAGATTTACCAATTAATTTGAAAGTCTTACGAGCAGGTAGCTGCATTGCATTGAAAAAAATGCCAGATTTTTCAGAAATGTCAAATATAAGAGAATTGTATCTACCTGATTCGGGCAAACTCACTGAGATTCCAGGCCTGTATAAGTCATTAAACTCTATGACAAGGATTCATATGGAAAAGTGCACTAATCTCACTACCGACTTTAGGAAGAGCATCCTACAG GGATGGACTTCTTGCGGATATGGTGGCATTTTTCTGAGTGGAAATGATATTCCTGATTGGTTCGACTGTGTACATGACGATGATACTGTGTATGTCACTGTGCCTCAAAGTGATGGTCGTAATTTGAAAGGGTTGACTTTGTCCTTCGgcttctctccctcttctaAACGGTTCAGTCGTGGTTTTCGCATTAGCATTAAAAACATGACCAAGGGTACTGAGCTTGAAGCCAGGATCATACCCGATTGTCGAACTAAGGGTCATTATCTTTGGCAGGGACAGTTATCAAATGACGAGCTCAAATTGCAAGACGGTGATAAAGTCTTTATTGAAATAATAGACGAATATAATTGGATGGTGAAGAAAACAGGTGTTAGTCTGGTATGGGACAAATTTATGAACGAAAATATGATTGATTACCATCTTTGTGCGTATGAACGACGCCCATCTCAAAATCTGGTCAATGATGATGACATCATTCATGTCGAAGATGATAATCACATAACAAAATCACCAGACttttcaaaattcccaaaTCTCGATAAGTTGATATTGAAAGGTTGTAAGGAGTTGATTAAGGTTCACTCATCCATCGGGAATCTTGGAAGACTTTCTTTGGTAAATCTTGAAGACTGCCGAATGCTAAAGGGTCTCCCACTGACTTTCTATAAATCCAAGTCTATTGAAACTCTTATACTGAATGGTTGTTCAAGATTTCAAAACTTGGCTGATGGCTTAGGGGACATGGTATCATTGACAATTTTGAAAGCAGATAACACAGCCATCAGAAAAATTCCATCTTCCATAgtaaaattgaagaagttgAGAATTTTATCTCTATCTG GCTGCCGGAGGTTAACTAAGGATGCAATCCCAAGTCTCGCTGGTCTTTCAAAGCTCGAGGTCTTGTGTTTAAATGCATGCAGAAAACTTCGTGCAATCCCAGATTTACCAACCAATTTGTATGTTCTGAAAGCAAATGGCTGCCCAAAATTGGAAAGAATTCCAGAATTTTCAAAAATGTCGAATATGAGAGAATTGTATCTCTGTGATTCGTTCAGACTCACTGAGGTTCCAGGCCTGGATAAGTCATTAGACTCCATGACAAGGATTCATATGGAACGCTGCACCAATCTGACTACCGATTTTAGGAACAACATCCtacag AGATGGACTTCTTGCGGATTTGGTGGAATTTATTTGAATGGAATTTATGATATTCCTGAGTGGTTCAAATTCGTCAATCATGTGGACAATATCGTCTTCTTTGAAGTTCCTCAAAGAATCATGGGTCGTGATTTAAAAGGGTTAACTATATGCTTCGTTTACTCTTCAGACATGCCAAAACTCGTAGATTCTGAaggtccaaaacttgaaggTACTATTGGCATTATCGTTAGAAATCTTACCAAACGAACAGCTTTGCACGCCAAGATAGCATTTGCCTCCTTAAGAGAAGACCATTGGTTTTTTAGACCTGTAGACCATTATCTTTGGCAGGGACAATTGTCAAACGATGTGCTCCGTTTGGAAGGCGGTAACCACGTATCGATTCTTGTAACGCCTGATGATGTTGATTTTGTGAGAGTGAAGAAGACAGGGGTTCATCTAGAATGGGACAAACtcatgaaggaaaataaatcgGATCGTCATTTGTATGATTTGGAAACAAATGGGGATTTTTGA